A window from Akkermansia muciniphila encodes these proteins:
- a CDS encoding DUF1287 domain-containing protein, which produces MKIPALLSLLLLSCSACLMADNAALAAKAREQIGITVSYNGGYQSIPYPNGDVPRETGVCTDVVIRAMRAFGLDLQKAVHEDMKAHFSKYPKNWGLKTTDRSIDHRRVPNLRTFFSRQGWSVPITKTAADYRPGDLVTWNLGDAVPHIGIVSDKKTEEGTPLIIHNIGCGTQEEDCLFLYTITGHYRPVLNVAKQDAGS; this is translated from the coding sequence ATGAAAATACCCGCCCTTCTCTCCCTCCTGCTCCTCTCCTGTTCCGCGTGCCTGATGGCGGACAACGCCGCGCTGGCCGCCAAGGCTCGCGAACAGATAGGAATAACGGTCTCCTATAACGGAGGCTACCAGTCCATCCCCTACCCCAACGGGGATGTTCCCAGGGAAACCGGAGTGTGCACGGACGTGGTCATCCGCGCCATGAGGGCCTTTGGCTTGGACCTTCAGAAAGCCGTGCATGAGGATATGAAGGCCCACTTCTCCAAATACCCTAAAAACTGGGGCCTGAAAACCACGGACCGCAGCATTGACCACCGGAGGGTACCCAACCTCCGCACCTTCTTCAGCCGTCAGGGATGGTCCGTCCCCATCACTAAAACAGCGGCGGACTACAGGCCCGGAGACCTGGTTACCTGGAACCTTGGGGATGCGGTTCCCCATATCGGCATCGTTTCCGACAAAAAGACGGAGGAAGGCACGCCGCTGATCATTCACAACATCGGCTGCGGCACGCAGGAGGAAGACTGCCTGTTCCTTTATACCATCACGGGCCACTACCGCCCCGTGCTGAATGTGGCAAAACAGGATGCCGGTTCCTGA